One stretch of Schizosaccharomyces pombe strain 972h- genome assembly, chromosome: III DNA includes these proteins:
- the mug160 gene encoding ATXN10 family protein (armadillo repeat protein, human ATXN10 ortholog), with translation MEKMESTEEWEALLSSSSNGDELTMKLIRNGLAKGFKSQKAAGDAGLYSRFLPYHFTESVSNDSFSSLPWQIFANSVAGNSPLQNEAWAFLMDNEDFFLPVPMNPAQCTALEIALWSLIRVDDQRLFELCHSKSGIRLLSIIFDFDSHPDWLREDVMFNIAERILKSNFPNVLVNVASKIGPKSIYFLIDCMSHKIKLKETATGFYVILDVLSCVGRQFASVLEECFTKEISSAGLDHINHFSEIVMLGVDLLYRDYVSYDTTISLKNDDSSSLGDMEFETSQPSSSISEIIHLLAVLDKRIPKKTLVEKTYASSMELQELYNAVVGVKRECVRFIAFICSKFSTAPDLVRHFNGVALIISQANYDDWNPYIREISVLCTRLLLQNNIENQKIIGGLTPITTTHSDALEEAGFTSYINDKGKVVLQPKTAKNSH, from the coding sequence ATGGAGAAAATGGAATCAACTGAAGAATGGGAAGCACTATTATCATCATCCAGCAACGGTGATGAGCTGACGATGAAGCTTATAAGAAACGGCCTTGCAAAGGGGTTTAAGTCTCAAAAAGCTGCTGGAGATGCCGGTCTTTATAGTCGGTTTTTACCTTATCACTTCACTGAGTCGGTTTCAAATGATAGTTTTTCCTCATTGCCATGGcaaatttttgcaaattctGTTGCTGGCAATTCGCCTCTGCAAAATGAAGCATGGGCTTTTTTAATGGATAATGAGgattttttccttcctgTTCCCATGAATCCTGCTCAGTGCACTGCGCTTGAAATAGCTCTATGGTCGCTCATAAGAGTGGATGATCAGCGACTTTTCGAACTTTGTCATTCGAAATCTGGTATACGATTGCTGAGTATCATTTTCGATTTTGACTCACATCCGGACTGGCTTCGGGAAGATGTAATGTTCAATATTGCTGAAAGAATTCTAAAGTCCAACTTCCCTAATGTTCTAGTAAATGTTGCTTCTAAAATTGGGCCTAaatctatttatttcttgATCGACTGCATGAGTCATAAAATTAAGCTAAAAGAAACCGCTACAGGATTTTATGTTATTTTAGATGTACTCTCTTGTGTTGGACGCCAATTCGCGTCTGTGTTAGAAGAATGTTTTACCAAAGAAATCTCGTCTGCCGGGCTTGACCATATTAATCATTTCTCTGAAATTGTTATGTTAGGTGTCGATTTATTGTACAGAGACTATGTTTCTTATGATACAACTATATCTTTAAAGAACGATGATTCAAGTTCGCTGGGTGATATGGAATTTGAAACGAGTCAACCGTCTTCTTCGATCAGCGAAATAATTCATTTGCTTGCCGTACTTGACAAAAGAATTCCCAAAAAGACCcttgttgaaaaaacaTATGCTTCCTCTATGGAGTTACAAGAACTCTACAATGCTGTTGTAGGTGTAAAGCGAGAATGCGTTAGATTTATCGCTTTTATTTGTTCCAAATTTAGTACTGCACCTGACTTGGTCCGCCATTTCAATGGTGTTGCTTTAATTATTTCTCAAGCAAATTATGATGATTGGAATCCGTATATCCGCGAAATCTCAGTACTCTGTACTCGTttacttcttcaaaataatatagaaaatcaaaagattATAGGGGGTTTAACTCCAATTACAACTACACATTCTGATGCATTAGAAGAGGCAGGTTTCACATCATATATCAACGACAAAGGAAAGGTAGTTTTGCAACCAAAGACAGCAAAAAACTCTCATTAA
- the aly3 gene encoding arrestin-related substrate adaptor Aly3 produces MNKIKGGRHKSPVKLFEVRLYNAEANVIVLYGNSMDTSARLSGIVVLSVSSPIRVKNIKLRLSGRSFVCWADESRHASPGNRIRRQVVQILDKSWSFLAPNESAKVIDQGNYEYPFYYELPPDIPDSIEGIPGCHIIYTLTASLERATQPPTNLETALQFRVIRTIPPNSLDLMHSVSVSDIWPLKVNYETSIPSKVYAIGSEIPVNITLYPLLKGLDVGKVTLVLKEYCTLFITSKAYSSTCRKEFKRALVKKTIPGLPMVDDYWQDQIMVKIPDSLGECTQDCDLNCIRVHHKLRLSISLLNPDGHVSELRNSLPLSLVISPVMFGARPTEGVFTGDHNSYVNENILPSYDKHVFDVLWDGIPSENPQLQSGFTTPNLSRRNSSDFGPNSPVNIHSNPVPISGQQPSSPASNSNANFFFGSSPQSMSSEQTDMMSPITSPLAPFSGVTRRAARTRANSASSVFNSQLQPLQTDLLSPLPSPTSSNSRLPRVRSACTLNVQELSKIPPYYEAHSAFTNVLPLDGLPRYEEATRPSSPTESVEIPSNTTTIAPSPVPTIIAPALPSTPAPPLPSHPMATRKSLSSTNLVRRGVR; encoded by the exons ATGAATAAGATTAAAGGTGGCCGGCACAAAAGCCCCGTAAAGCTCTTTGAAGTTCG GCTTTACAATGCAGAGGCTAATGTGATTGTGCTATATGGAAACTCGATGGACACATCGGCACGATTATCAGGTATCGTAGTTCTTTCTGTATCTTCCCCCATTCGGGTaaagaatattaaattacGGCTAAGTGGCCGTTCTTTCGTTTG ttGGGCTGATGAGTCCCGTCATGCATCGCCTGGTAACAGAATTCGACGTCAAGTTGTACAAATTCTGGATAAAAGCTGGTCTTTCCTTGCTCCCAACGAGTCAGCTAAAGTAATTGACCAAGGAAACTACGAGTATCCTTTTTATTACGAGCTCCCTCCAGATATTCCTGATTCAATTGAAGGAATTCCAGGATGTCATATTATCTATACACTCACTGCTTCTTTGGAGCGGGCAACTCAGCCTCCTACCAATTTAGAAACTGCTCTGCAGTTTCGTGTTATTAGGACTATTCCTCCAAATAGTCTTGATCTTATGCATTCAGTCAGCGTAAGTGATATTTGGCCCCTTAAAGTTAATTATGAAACAAGTATTCCATCTAAGGTGTATGCAATTGGCTCAGAAATACCTGTTAACATTACTTTGTATCCTTTATTAAAAGGCCTTGATGTAGGAAAAGTGACTTTAGTTCTTAAAGAATACTGTACGCTTTTTATTACTTCCAAGGCCTATTCTTCTACATGTAGAAAGGAGTTTAAGCGTGCATTAGTAAAGAAGACCATTCCGGGATTACCAATGGTGGATGATTATTGGCAAGACCAAATTATGGTAAAGATTCCAGATTCCCTTGGCGAATGTACTCAAGACTGTGACCTAAATTGTATCCGAGTCCATCACAAACTAAGGTTGTCCATTTCGTTATTGAACCCTGATGGCCATGTATCAGAACTACGGAATTCTTTACCTTTAAGTCTTGTTATATCCCCAGTGATGTTTGGTGCTCGACCCACTGAAGGAGTATTCACTGGTGATCACAATTCCTATGtgaatgaaaatattcttCCAAGTTACGACAAGCATGTATTTGATGTATTGTGGGATGGCATACCCTCGGAAAATCCACAGTTGCAAAGCGGGTTTACTACTCCTAACTTAAGTCGTAGGAATTCTTCCGATTTCGGTCCAAACAGTCCAGTGAATATTCATTCTAATCCAGTTCCTATTTCTGGACAACAACCGTCTTCTCCCGCTTCAAATTCCAATgccaattttttctttggaaGCTCTCCACAGTCTATGTCTAGTGAGCAGACAGATATGATGTCGCCAATAACTTCTCCATTAGCACCTTTTTCAGGAGTTACGCGGAGAGCCGCTAGGACGAGAGCTAACAGTGCCTCTTCTGTTTTCAATTCTCAGTTGCAACCATTACAAACGGATTTGCTTTCACCACTTCCTTCTCCAACCAGCAGTAATTCGAGGTTACCTCGTGTACGTAGCGCATGTACCCTTAATGTACAGGAATTGAGCAAAATTCCTCCGTACTACGAAGCTCACAGTGCGTTTACTAATGTCTTGCCGCTTGATGGGCTTCCCCGTTATGAAGAAGCTACAAGACCTTCAAGTCCTACTGAGTCTGTCGAGATTCCTAGTAATACGACGACTATAGCGCCATCTCCTGTACCCACTATCATCGCACCAGCGCTTCCTTCAACTCCTGCGCCTCCGCTTCCTTCCCATCCTATGGCAACTAGGAAAAGTCTTTCTTCTACAAATCTCGTTCGAAGGGGAGTTCGATGA
- the met10 gene encoding sulfite reductase NADPH flavoprotein subunit: MVATDSSDQVAKFDVSHKIIEDIVYSLSNRIFSYAEHVPLNRYLTQWNNSGRRNGFSNNVELFNLEARSGASAFLLGSYTAAISSPGVYSMMTPSSCLSLLNPLLSNIIPFYGASKPLVVHVAALAYLEQTYCADNVSVLDFSYANNFTVFASQSNVEAAHLALASTLAAKAAPVIHVYEPDAIVTTTDPSLPLLDSNAVVECFNSYQSEADPVSNASKALKHVNDYFNTSYAPAEYYGSQTASKVIVTFGKSETVAARALLAANPDVGVLSIRIFPFVAENIFNVLPTTCKSLVVLSQVRSTAVGTSSIYYSFLLATLLSTKPSALAISEHRYSLVESVTLSSLFDALHETLQLKAATPKAVHVDKSINVWESDVGDSLVLSLVSAYRTDKSRSVAFRPLFDNLTLAGVRFTVAQVSTANAVLTDVVKDVDADITILTTDRLPLHYRVLAKAAEHSICLLQSSIAPDEATKKLPYEFIADALEKGVKLVLIDPKKFAIDASNLPLLVSFIQLVKPGLGVDEALAVLAKQNNLTDTNLKDAVDSLKQSLSFINLDASALKDREPSEKELPSTAKETSFAPNAVKTLDEDITPQSSNWQTVAKQIIFPEAYKKKDALRPDVSEKVFTVHVRANKRLTPAEYNRNIFHIEFDLGDSGLTYDIGEALGVYGVNNKTHVHDFIEEYGLDANELIHVPSIQHPGHWETRTVFQALCQNIDIFGKPTKKFHEQLLEFETDEKERADLQILISPAGAPDFKRRAEVDMLTYADVLKEFKHAKLTAAQIAQIVPVIKRREYSISSSQKKHNDSVHLLVVVVGWKDGMGRDRYGQCSHYLSNLKVGEPLCVAVKTSVMKLPTSPLKPIVMAGLGTGLAPFRAFLQFKEWQRMQGIESGDILLYLGSRTQREEYLYGEDWEAYHSANLLTHIGQAFSRDQPYKIYIQDVMRSTKDMLKKALMDEGGSFYLCGPTWPLPEITSVLEEVIQSSYDEPVDARKIIEQWKEERRFVIEVY; encoded by the coding sequence ATGGTTGCTACTGATTCTTCCGATCAAGTTGCGAAATTCGATGTTTCGCACAAAATCATTGAAGATATTGTTTATTCTCTTTCCAACCGTATCTTTTCTTACGCGGAACACGTTCCTTTGAACCGTTATTTGACTCAGTGGAACAACTCTGGTCGCAGAAACGGATTTTCCAACAATGTTgaacttttcaatttggaGGCTCGCTCTGGCGCTTCCGCTTTCTTGTTGGGCTCTTACACTGCAGCAATCTCTTCTCCTGGTGTCTACTCCATGATGACACCTTCCAGCTGTTTATCGCTTTTGAACCCCTTGCTTTCTAATATTATTCCTTTCTATGGAGCTAGTAAGCCTCTTGTTGTTCATGTCGCAGCTTTGGCCTACCTCGAACAAACCTATTGCGCTGATAACGTGAGTGTTTTAGACTTTTCTTACGCCAACAACTTCACCGTTTTCGCTTCGCAATCTAATGTCGAGGCTGCTCACCTCGCTTTGGCCAGTACATTGGCTGCCAAGGCTGCTCCTGTCATTCATGTGTATGAGCCGGATGCCATTGTCACCACAACTGATCCCAGCCTTCCTCTTCTCGATTCCAACGCCGTGGTTGAGTGCTTCAACTCTTACCAATCCGAAGCTGATCCTGTCTCCAACGCTTCCAAGGCTTTGAAGCATGTCAACGATTACTTTAACACTTCGTATGCTCCAGCCGAGTATTACGGATCTCAAACCGCTTCTAAGGTTATTGTAACTTTTGGGAAGTCTGAAACCGTCGCTGCTCGCGCCCTTTTGGCTGCCAATCCTGATGTGGGCGTTCTTTCTATCCGTATCTTCCCTTTTGTTGCtgaaaacattttcaatgTTCTTCCCACTACTTGCAAATCTCTTGTTGTTCTTTCCCAGGTTCGCTCTACCGCTGTCGGAACTTCTTCCATCTACTATTCCTTCCTACTTGCTACACTGTTGAGCACTAAACCTTCAGCGCTTGCTATTTCCGAGCATCGCTACTCCTTAGTAGAGTCCGTCACCTTGAGCTCTCTCTTTGATGCTCTTCACGAGACCCTGCAATTGAAAGCTGCTACTCCCAAAGCTGTTCATGTTGATAAGAGCATCAACGTTTGGGAATCTGATGTCGGTGATTCCTTGGTGCTTTCGTTAGTTTCTGCCTATAGAACCGATAAATCGAGATCTGTTGCCTTCCGTCCTTTGTTTGACAACTTGACCTTGGCTGGCGTCCGTTTTACCGTTGCCCAAGTTTCTACGGCCAACGCTGTTTTAACAGATGTTGTTAAAGATGTTGATGCTGATATTACTATTTTAACTACTGATCGACTTCCTTTACATTATCGTGTTCTCGCCAAGGCTGCTGAACAttctatttgtttattacaGTCCTCCATCGCACCAGATGAAGCAACTAAGAAACTTCCATACGAATTTATCGCTGATGCTTTGGAGAAAGGAGTGAAATTAGTGCTTATTGATCCCAAAAAGTTTGCCATCGATGCCTCGAACTTGCCTTTGTTGGTTTCATTTATTCAACTCGTCAAGCCTGGTTTAGGTGTTGACGAGGCTTTGGCTGTTTTGGCTaagcaaaataatttaactGACACGAATTTGAAAGATGCTGTTGACTCACTTAAGCAATCTCTCTCGTTCATTAATTTAGACGCCTCGGCTTTGAAGGATCGCGAGCCCTCGGAGAAGGAGTTGCCAAGTACCGCGAAGGAAACTTCGTTTGCTCCCAACGCTGTGAAGACTTTAGATGAGGATATCACCCCTCAATCTTCCAACTGGCAGACAGTGGCCAAGCAGATCATCTTCCCCGAGGCttacaaaaagaaggacGCCCTTCGTCCTGACGTTTCGGAGAAGGTCTTTACTGTTCACGTGAGAGCTAACAAACGTCTTACGCCCGCCGAGTATAACCGTAATATTTTCCACATCGAATTCGACCTTGGCGACAGTGGGCTCACCTATGACATTGGTGAAGCTTTGGGTGTTTACGGTGTTAACAATAAAACTCACGTTCATGATTTCATTGAGGAATACGGATTAGATGCTAACGAGCTTATCCACGTCCCGTCCATTCAACATCCTGGTCATTGGGAAACACGCACAGTTTTCCAAGCACTTTGTCAGAACATTGACATTTTTGGTAAACCCactaaaaaattccatGAGCAACTGCTTGAATTCGAGACTGATGAGAAGGAGCGTGCCGATCTGCAGATTTTAATTAGCCCTGCTGGAGCTCCTGATTTCAAGCGTCGTGCTGAAGTAGATATGCTTACCTATGCTGATGTATTGAAAGAGTTTAAGCATGCTAAGCTGACTGCTGCACAAATCGCACAAATCGTACCAGTCATTAAGCGTCGTGAGTattccatttcttcttctcaaAAGAAGCACAATGACAGTGTTCATTTGCTGGTTGTCGTGGTTGGTTGGAAGGATGGTATGGGACGTGATCGCTATGGCCAATGCTCGCACTATCTTTCCAATTTGAAGGTGGGCGAACCTCTTTGCGTTGCTGTCAAGACTTCTGTCATGAAGTTGCCCACGTCCCCCTTGAAGCCAATTGTCATGGCAGGTTTGGGAACTGGTTTAGCACCATTCCGTGCCTTTTTGCAATTCAAAGAATGGCAACGTATGCAGGGAATCGAATCTGGTGACATCTTGTTATATTTGGGTTCCCGTACTCAAAGAGAAGAGTATCTGTATGGTGAGGATTGGGAGGCTTATCATTCCGCCAATCTATTGACGCATATTGGACAAGCTTTCAGTCGTGATCAACCCTACAAAATCTATATCCAAGATGTTATGCGATCTACCAAAGACATGTTAAAGAAGGCTCTTATGGATGAGGGGGGTTCCTTTTACTTGTGTGGTCCTACATGGCCCTTGCCCGAGATCACCAGTGTTTTAGAGGAAGTGATCCAGAGCAGTTATGATGAGCCAGTCGATGCTCGCAAGATCATTGAACAATGGAAGGAAGAGCGTCGTTTTGTCATCGAAGTTTACTAG
- the cuf2 gene encoding Cu metalloregulatory transcription factor Cuf2 encodes MIIIDGKNYACVVCLRGHRGSSCQHQERALIEVRTRGRPLLCKKCRAIKQQLKSNLKCVCHLQPFLPFANEYQELLNFTQKNPILASLFLFSTDKDIMNSSLNPASQAYTFDLGRTLPISEDILGYRKPLSLTDASNRIDASQLNEKENDSFTINQEADIFNFAKYLHSKDDISGIP; translated from the exons ATGATCATTATTGACGGTAAGAATTATGCTTG TGTTGTATGCCTTCGAGGTCATCGAGGCTCATCCTGCCAGCATCAAGAAAGGGCACTGATAGAAGTTCGAACTAGAGGAAGGCCGTTACTATG CAAAAAATGCAGAGCCATAAAACAACAACTTAAGAGTAATTTAAAATGCGTTTGTCATTTGCAGCCTTTTCTACCCTTCGCCAATGAGTATCAGGAGTTATTAAATTTCACTCAGAAAAACCCAATATTGGCTagcctttttttgttttcaaccGACAAAGATATTATgaattcttctttaaatcCTGCAAGTCAAGCCTACACCTTCGATTTAGGAAGAACACTACCCATCAGTGAAGATATATTAGGATATAGGAAACCTCTTTCACTAACAGATGCTTCTAATCGCATTGATGCAAGTcaattgaatgaaaaagaaaacgatTCTTTTACCATAAACCAAGAGGCcgatattttcaatttcgcAAAGTACTTACATTCCAAAGACGATATATCCGGAATCCCTTGA
- a CDS encoding GTPase regulator, with protein sequence MDELLNVASHAATFATNFALKHSISFAGKLAVQQVSSYIKRASADDQSELESVKTQLLEMIRVVTPAIELIEIMSVGENENFKSTKQLVDSLHADIEQFTKHVLSAAHSEFPPSSEKETLQKNVDTSILREMKTLLLKINDAVPLLNLSITTSGASISSSLPKSTSFSQLLRANSYIYRANVAFTGNEPLQVGPTFFLRTYKIIDNHAKSGYISNDLVMWKEEMPVCIAKMFRMPPQRLKSKDTVLAYALSLKQSFDDDRYHDEDETPVTKTISLNDVRTLFFSLSGKLLRLDDVQTPVLLLKYADDETEYSSNTAPSNWIALEALPLVSIPNESLDESDELAESLSDSEAARLQLLGIKKQESVAKKKSSFPSTIKDQPNLTLLEYLIRLCALESTTQESVLQLPDEQIALYLKDYQGRERPRDPASYNALENRSELSASPGSVSSSRHSGIFATPTFLSPWNIKNIPLVTPEVSTRQTKNVDEEDSALLMASPSVRKSNLLPQEDLISKDSVIKLKENPSVIPHSEPESSSKVINCQAKLNVEKEKKNP encoded by the coding sequence ATGGATGAATTACTTAATGTAGCTTCTCATGCTGCGACATTTGCTACGAACTTCGCGTTGAAACATAGTATATCATTTGCAGGAAAATTAGCTGTTCAGCAAGTTAGCAGCTATATTAAACGTGCCTCTGCAGATGATCAAAGTGAATTGGAGTCTGTGAAAACTCAACTGCTTGAAATGATTCGAGTTGTGACGCCTGCTATCGAACTAATTGAAATAATGTCAGTCGgtgaaaatgaaaattttaagagTACTAAGCAATTAGTGGATTCTTTGCACGCTGACATCGAACAATTCACCAAGCATGTTTTAAGCGCCGCTCATTCGGAATTTCCGCCTTCCtcagaaaaagaaactttGCAGAAGAACGTTGATACGTCTATTCTTCGTGAAATGAAAACTTTACTTCtcaaaattaatgatgCAGTTCCTCTCTTAAATCTGTCCATCACTACTTCTGGTGCTTCTATTTCATCTTCTCTTCCAAAATCTACTTCATTTTCCCAACTTCTACGAGCTAATTCATACATATATAGGGCGAATGTTGCATTTACTGGAAATGAACCTTTACAAGTTGGCCCCACATTTTTCCTGCGAacttataaaattatagaTAACCACGCCAAGTCTGGTTATATAAGCAATGATTTAGTCATGTGGAAAGAAGAGATGCCTGTTTGTATCGCCAAAATGTTTCGCATGCCTCCTCAACGGTTGAAGTCCAAGGATACGGTTCTAGCCTATGCTTTATCTTTAAAACAATCTTTTGATGATGATCGTTACCATGATGAAGATGAGACTCCTGTCACCAAAACCATTTCACTAAATGATGTGCGCacgcttttttttagtttgtCCGGTAAACTTCTTCGGTTAGATGATGTACAAACTCCCGTATTATTACTCAAGTATGCAGATGATGAAACAGAGTATTCTTCAAATACAGCACCTTCGAACTGGATAGCTTTAGAAGCACTTCCTTTGGTATCAATACCTAATGAATCATTAGACGAATCTGATGAACTTGCAGAATCTCTTAGTGATTCTGAAGCTGCTAGGCTACAGCTTTTAGGCatcaaaaaacaagaatccgttgcaaagaaaaagtctTCCTTTCCATCGACTATAAAAGATCAACCTAATTTAACTTTACTGGAGTATTTGATTAGATTATGCGCGCTCGAAAGTACTACCCAAGAATCAGTTTTACAATTACCTGACGAACAAATTGCATTGTATCTTAAAGATTATCAAGGAAGAGAGAGGCCCCGAGATCCGGCTTCATATAATGCCTTAGAAAATCGAAGTGAACTAAGCGCCAGTCCAGGTTCAGTATCCTCCTCCAGACATTCTGGAATTTTTGCGACACCAACGTTTCTGTCACCATggaatattaaaaacataCCTCTTGTTACCCCTGAAGTTTCAACACGTCAAACGAAAAATGTTGATGAAGAGGATTCAGCTTTATTGATGGCTAGCCCTTCTGTCCGGAAGTCCAATTTACTTCCTCAGGAGGACCTCATTTCAAAGGATTCTGtgattaaattaaaagaaaacccTTCTGTTATTCCTCATTCCGAGCCTGAATCATCGTCGAAAGTTATCAACTGCCAGGCTAAATTAAATgtggaaaaagaaaagaaaaacccGTGA
- the sup35 gene encoding eRF3-like class 2 translation release factor sup35 — MASNQPNNGEQDEQLAKQTSKLSMSAKAPTFTPKAAPFIPSFQRPGFVPVNNIAGGYPYAQYTGQGQNSNSPHPTKSYQQYYQKPTGNTVDEDKSRVPDFSKKKSFVPPKPAIPKGKVLSLGGNTSAPKSTKPISISLGGTKAPTTTKPAAPAAQSKTETPAPKVTSESTKKETAAPPPQETPTKSADAELAKTPSAPAAALKKAAEAAEPATVTEDATDLQNEVDQELLKDMYGKEHVNIVFIGHVDAGKSTLGGNILFLTGMVDKRTMEKIEREAKEAGKESWYLSWALDSTSEEREKGKTVEVGRAYFETEHRRFSLLDAPGHKGYVTNMINGASQADIGVLVISARRGEFEAGFERGGQTREHAVLARTQGINHLVVVINKMDEPSVQWSEERYKECVDKLSMFLRRVAGYNSKTDVKYMPVSAYTGQNVKDRVDSSVCPWYQGPSLLEYLDSMTHLERKVNAPFIMPIASKYKDLGTILEGKIEAGSIKKNSNVLVMPINQTLEVTAIYDEADEEISSSICGDQVRLRVRGDDSDVQTGYVLTSTKNPVHATTRFIAQIAILELPSILTTGYSCVMHIHTAVEEVSFAKLLHKLDKTNRKSKKPPMFATKGMKIIAELETQTPVCMERFEDYQYMGRFTLRDQGTTVAVGKVVKILD, encoded by the exons ATGGCTAGTAATCAGCCAAATAACGGTGAACAGGATGAGCAACTCGCCAAGCAGACTTCTAAACTGTCGATGTCTGCAAAGGCACCTACGTTTACGCCTAAAGCTGCTCCCTTCATTCCTTCTTTCCAAC GCCCCGGATTTGTACCTGTGAACAATATTGCTGGTGGTTATCCTTATGCCCAATATACAGGCCAAGGACAAAACAGCAACTCGCCACATCCTACGAAGAGTTATCAGCAATACTACCAAAAGCCAACAGGAAACACTGTTGATGAAGATAAAAGCCGTGTCCCtgatttttctaaaaagaaGAGTTTTGTGCCTCCTAAACCAGCAATTCCCAAAGGAAAGGTTTTGTCCCTGGGTGGAAACACCTCTGCTCCTAAGTCTACAAAGCCCATTAGCATCAGCCTTGGTGGAACAAAAGCTCCTACAACTACCAAACCAGCAGCACCTGCTGCACAAAGCAAAACAGAGACCCCTGCACCCAAGGTTACCTCTGAGTCAACAAAGAAGGAGACCGCTGCTCCTCCTCCCCAGGAAACTCCTACAAAATCTGCTGATGCTGAACTAGCAAAAACACCCTCTGCTCCAGCAGCGGCTCTTAAGAAAGCTGCTGAGGCAGCTGAACCCGCCACTGTCACTGAGGATGCCACCGATTTACAAAATGAGGTTGATCAAGAGCTTTTGAAGGATATGTATGGAAAGGAACATGtcaatattgtttttatagGTCATGTTGATGCAGGAAAGTCTACCCTGGGTGGtaatattcttttcttgaCTGGTATGGTTGACAAGCGTACTATGGAGAAAATAGAGAGAGAAGCTAAAGAAGCTGGTAAAGAAAGTTGGTATCTTTCTTGGGCTTTGGACAGCACTTCTGAAGAACGTGAAAAAGGTAAAACCGTTGAAGTTGGTCGTGCTTACTTTGAAACCGAACACCGTCGCTTTAGCTTGTTGGATGCTCCGGGTCATAAAGGTTACGTTACAAACATGATTAATGGTGCTTCTCAAGCTGATATTGGTGTTTTAGTCATTTCAGCGCGTCGTGGTGAGTTTGAAGCTGGTTTTGAGCGCGGTGGTCAAACTCGTGAACATGCCGTATTGGCTCGTACACAAGGCATCAATCATCTAGTTGTcgttattaataaaatggaCGAACCTAGCGTTCAGTGGTCGGAGGAGCGTTATAAGGAATGTGTCGATAAGCTCAGCATGTTTTTGCGTCGTGTCGCTGGATACAACTCAAAGACTGATGTTAAATATATGCCCGTTTCTGCTTACACTGGTCAAAACGTTAAGGATCGTGTTGACAGTTCGGTTTGCCCGTGGTATCAAGGTCCATCTTTGCTAGAATACTTGGATTCTATGACTCATTTGGAACGCAAAGTGAATGCTCCATTCATCATGCCTATTGCCTCCAAGTATAAAGATTTGGGTACCATCTTAGAAGGAAAGATTGAGGCTGGTTCGATTAAGAAAAATTCAAACGTATTGGTTATGCCAATTAATCAAACCCTTGAAGTTACAGCCATATATGATGAAGCTGATGAAGAAATCTCTTCTTCTATTTGCGGTGACCAAGTTCGTCTCCGTGTCCGTGGTGACGATTCGGATGTCCAAACTGGTTATGTTTTAACATCCACTAAAAACCCAGTTCATGCTACTACTCGTTTCATTGCACAAATTGCGATCCTTGAGTTGCCTTCAATTTTGACAACTGGTTATTCTTGTGTAATGCACATTCATACCGCTGTCGAGGAAGTTTCATTTGCCAAGTTGCTCCATAAACTTGACAAAACAAACCGCAAAAGCAAGAAACCCCCCATGTTTGCTACCAAGGGTATGAAAATTATTGCAGAGTTGGAAACACAAACTCCGGTTTGTATGGAAAGGTTTGAGGACTATCAGTATATGGGCCGTTTCACTTTGCGTGATCAGGGTACTACGGTTGCAGTTGGCAAAGtcgtaaaaattttggattaG